The Aneurinibacillus uraniidurans genome segment GAAAATACACGTGAGGCTGACTATGATGATAACAGCCTGACAGAAAATACACGGGCTGCCTACCCGATCGATTACATTCCGAATGCGCTTATTCCAAGCGTTGCAGGTAACCCGAACGTTGTGATTTTCCTGACAGCTGACGCATTCGGCGTACTGCCTCCAATCGCGAAGCTGACAAAAGAACAGGCGATGTTCCACTTCCTGTCTGGCTACACAAGTAAACTTGCTGGTACAGAGCGTGGCGTAACAGAACCAGAAGCAACGTTCTCTACATGCTTCGGCTCGCCGTTCCTTCCACTCGCACCACGCGTATATGCAGAAATGCTCGGTGAGAAAATTGATCAGCATAACGCACAAGTATATCTCGTGAACACAGGCTGGTCTGGTGGTCCATACGGCGTAGGTAAGCGCATGAACTTGCCATACACACGTGCGATGATTACATCTGCTCTTAAAGGTGAACTGGATAAAGAAGAATTCGAAGCACATCCGGTATTCGGTGTACTCGTACCGAAAAATGTAACAGGCGTTCCAGCTGACATTTTGAATCCGCGTAACACATGGACGGATAAGGAAGCATATGATGCACAGGCGAAGAAACTCGCTACCCTGTTCGTGGAAAACTTCAAGAAGTTCTCCGATATGCCTGAAAACATTCGCAACGCTGCTCCAAAAGCAGACTAATTATTTTGATACATTATATAGAAAGTCCGGAAATATATTCCGGACTTTTTCTAGTAGATGAATAGTTGCAAGCAAATGTGATAGAATAACGATATGGGCGCTTCTATACCCGGCAGCACTACCTGTATGATGGATGTTCTTTTATGTATGACGATACTAAACGAACGAGGTGATGTCCGTGGAAACTGTAAGACTCGAAACGATTGTTACGAGTGTAATGCCCGAAGTACTTCATGTGTTAACCCCTAAAGAACTAGATGTTCCAATCGTTCTACGCAACGGGATGCATACACTTGATCGGCATGATGTACTCGAAATTGTAGAGGCAACGATTCACACACATTCAGGAAATATCTTGCATTAACGCAATGTGCATTATATAAAAAAGGCCAGGAGCGAATCCTGGCCTTTTTTATTGTCTACCTTTTTTACGTAATCAGGTTTAGATTTCTACTGCTTCTTCTGAGAAGGGCCAAGCAGGAAGCATTTTGCGCAGCGCCTTATCCTGACGATAATCAAGCGCATATTCCGCCTGCATAACGGTATGAATCTCGCGCGTTCCTTCATAGATTACCGGCGCTTTTGCATTACGCATGAAGCGTTCAACCGGATATTCGTTTGAGTATCCATATGCACCGTGAATCTGTACCGCATCGCATGCCGCTTCAAACGCCGCATCACACGCATGCCACTTGGCCAGTGACGTCTCACGTGTATTGCGTTTCCCTTCATTTTTCAACCAGCCAGCACGATATACAAGCAGACGGGATGTTTCCAGGCTACTTACCATTTTCGCAATCATCTGCTGAACAAGTTGATGCTTACCGATTTCTTTGCCGAATGTACTTCGCTCATGACAATACTTCAAGCTTTCTTCAAGGCATGCCTGAATCAAGCCGCACGCCCCAGCCGCCACTGTAAAGCGTCCATTATCAAGGGCAGACATCGCAATCTTAAACCCTTCTCCTTCTTCTCCCAGTAAGTTTGCAGCCGGAACCCGCACATTATCAAAGAAAATTTCACCGGTATTACCCGCGCGAATCCCCAGCTTACCTTTAATCGCTTTAGATGAAAATCCTGCAAATTCACGCTCTACGATAAAGCAGCTAATCCCTTTATGCTTCTGTGATTTGTCCGTATAAGCGAACACAAGGAAATAATCGGCTACATCACACAACGAAATCCAAGTCTTCTGGCCATTAAGAATGTATGCATCTCCATCCTTCACCGCCGTTGTTTGCATCGCTGCTACATCTGAGCCCGCGTTCGGCTCTGTTAGCCCGAATGCACCTATTTTTTCACCTTTAGCCTGTGGTACCAGATATTTTTGTTTTTGTTCCTCATTTCCCCACTGAAGAAGCGTCATACTATTTAGACCCGTATGCACAGATACGGCTGTACGGAATGCTGTATCCCCCCGCTCCAGTTCATCACATACAATCGCAAGCGTATTATAATCCATGCCCGTGCCACCGTATTCTTCCGGAATGCATACACCCATCAGATCAAGATCGGCTAGGCGGGTCATAATGCTACGTTCGAAATGACCTTGTGCATCCCACTCCTGAATATACGGCAGAATCTCCTTATCTACAAAGCTACGTACCATCTTACGCACAGCATCTTGTTCTTCTGTCAAAGCAAAATTCATCATCTTCCTCATCGCCCCTTATATTAAATGATACAATCATGAATCCACTGCTCAATTTGTTCTTGTCCAAAGCCGTGCTCTAACAAAATATCGCGTGTATGCTCACCTGCCATTGGCGGGTGCTGTCGAATCTGGACCGGTGTTCTTGATAGCTTAAGCGGAGTGCCCACCATCGGAATGCTCCCGACAGTCGGATGATCCATCTCTACTTTCATTTCTCTTGCCTGTACATGCGGATCATCAAATAACTGCTTCAAGTCATACACCGGAGCATTGGGTACTCCCGCATCCGTCAGCAAAGCCAGCCATTCGGCAGCCGGTCGTTTGCTCAACTCTACTTGCAATAACCCGCATAGCTCCTCACGGTGTGCAAGGCGCGATGAATTCGTCGCGAAACGGACATCATGTCCCCATTCTTCTTTCCCCAGCAACGCACACAGTTTACGGAATTGTCCATCATTTCCTACTGCAACAACCATATCGATATCAGCGGCAGAAAATAGTTGGTACGGTACAATGTTAGGATGAGCATTGCCGTAACGTTTTGGTGTGTTGCCAGATACAAGATAATTACTGGCTACATTGACCAACAGCGAGATCTGGGCATCAAACAATGCCAGATCAATCATCTGGCCCCGCCCAGATTGCTTTCGTTCATGGAGAGCGGCCAAAATCCCAATAGTAGCGTATAAACCAGTAGCGACATCTGCAATCGCTACCCCTACTTTCATAGGCCCTGTTTCCTCACTCCCTGTAATGCTCATCATGCCACCCATAGCCTGTACAATATAATCATATCCTGGTACGTCTTTGTACGGCCCGGTCTGACCAAATCCACTAATGGAAGCATAAATGAGGCGGGGATTGATTTCAGCCAATGCTTCGTAGCCGAGTCCCCATTTTTCCATCGTACCGGTTCGGAAGTTATTAATGACTACATCTGCGTCTTTTAGCAGATGCCGCAGTACATCCCGCGCTTCACTTTTTTTCAAATTTAATGTCAAAGCTCGTTTGTTGCGATTAGTGCACAAATAGTAAGCGCTTTCTCCTCCTACATCCGGCGGACCCCAGCCGCGAGTTTCATCACTGCCTCCCGGTGCCTCGATTTTAATCACATCTGCACCTAGATCTCCAAGGATCATCGTGCAAAATGGCCCTGCCAATACTCGTGTCAGATCAACAATCTTAATCCCTTTTAGCGCACCAGACTTATCCTTTTCGGAAAAATCAGTCTCTTCTACTCCTTCTGACGTCGACGTAATCATACGTTCCCTCCTTTTTCCGTCATACATGAAAAAAGCCAGAACAATCCCAGGTATCGTAATACGCAAAGGAGTGCGACTGGCTATTTTGCCTGTGGACTCATTTCTGGTAGGAAAGAGGACAGCCATAAACAGTCATGTACTTTGACGTTTCTGTCTTACAGGCATAATTATACTATAAGGTTAGTATTTTCCGTCAAACACTTATCTTGTCGAAATATTTGTTCTTTTGTCGGTAATAATTCCATCATAAAAATATTTCCACGCTTCCCGTATCCCGCCGGCACAAGCATGTTTTGCTCGAAACACTGACGGATGAGCGGGCAATTGCAGCAATTCAGGCTGTGCATTGCTGACAATAACCGCAGGATAGCCAAGCATGATCATCTCATGGTCGTTGCCAGAATCTCCAGCGACGAGTATCCGTGCCCTCTCCCAACCACGAGATGCAAGCACATAACGTAACACCTCCCCTTTTCCCCCATTCGGAGGAAGGATATCGACATCACGACCGCTACTTACAATAAGCTTGTGCGGAATTCCTACCGACTGCAATCGTTCTTCCAGCTCATAGATCGGATGCTCATTCCAAACCGTATAGGAAAGACGGTGAGCGGCTGGAACATTCTGAGGCACAAGCCCTGCGCAGCAGGCTGCAACCTCGGCAATTCGTTCCGGTTCCCAGGAAGCTTCCATCCGCTGCTTCCAGCCTTCATCCCGCACAAAGTCTGGCCCACTATATACCTCTGTTCCAACATCTGTAATCAAGATATCTGGCAGCGGCAGCTGCTCCTGTTGAATTAGCTCCATTGCTGATTCCTTATGACGACCTGTGATATAGATCAGTGCTACCCGATACGGAAGCTCACTGTAATACATAAGCAGTTCGCGCAAAGCCTTTTCATCACCAACCAATGTTCCGTCCAGATCCGTAGCTAAAAGATGTGTGACGGACTGCGCCACGGGCAAGCACCTCCTCATATAAAGCATCCATCCGTTCGGAAATAGCTGTCCATTGATAATCCCGTTGTGCTACTTGTGCCGCCTGCTTACCTAGACG includes the following:
- a CDS encoding HAD-IIB family hydrolase, which gives rise to MAQSVTHLLATDLDGTLVGDEKALRELLMYYSELPYRVALIYITGRHKESAMELIQQEQLPLPDILITDVGTEVYSGPDFVRDEGWKQRMEASWEPERIAEVAACCAGLVPQNVPAAHRLSYTVWNEHPIYELEERLQSVGIPHKLIVSSGRDVDILPPNGGKGEVLRYVLASRGWERARILVAGDSGNDHEMIMLGYPAVIVSNAQPELLQLPAHPSVFRAKHACAGGIREAWKYFYDGIITDKRTNISTR
- a CDS encoding acyl-CoA dehydrogenase family protein — encoded protein: MNFALTEEQDAVRKMVRSFVDKEILPYIQEWDAQGHFERSIMTRLADLDLMGVCIPEEYGGTGMDYNTLAIVCDELERGDTAFRTAVSVHTGLNSMTLLQWGNEEQKQKYLVPQAKGEKIGAFGLTEPNAGSDVAAMQTTAVKDGDAYILNGQKTWISLCDVADYFLVFAYTDKSQKHKGISCFIVEREFAGFSSKAIKGKLGIRAGNTGEIFFDNVRVPAANLLGEEGEGFKIAMSALDNGRFTVAAGACGLIQACLEESLKYCHERSTFGKEIGKHQLVQQMIAKMVSSLETSRLLVYRAGWLKNEGKRNTRETSLAKWHACDAAFEAACDAVQIHGAYGYSNEYPVERFMRNAKAPVIYEGTREIHTVMQAEYALDYRQDKALRKMLPAWPFSEEAVEI
- a CDS encoding CaiB/BaiF CoA transferase family protein, with the protein product MITSTSEGVEETDFSEKDKSGALKGIKIVDLTRVLAGPFCTMILGDLGADVIKIEAPGGSDETRGWGPPDVGGESAYYLCTNRNKRALTLNLKKSEARDVLRHLLKDADVVINNFRTGTMEKWGLGYEALAEINPRLIYASISGFGQTGPYKDVPGYDYIVQAMGGMMSITGSEETGPMKVGVAIADVATGLYATIGILAALHERKQSGRGQMIDLALFDAQISLLVNVASNYLVSGNTPKRYGNAHPNIVPYQLFSAADIDMVVAVGNDGQFRKLCALLGKEEWGHDVRFATNSSRLAHREELCGLLQVELSKRPAAEWLALLTDAGVPNAPVYDLKQLFDDPHVQAREMKVEMDHPTVGSIPMVGTPLKLSRTPVQIRQHPPMAGEHTRDILLEHGFGQEQIEQWIHDCII